From Bombus huntii isolate Logan2020A chromosome 4, iyBomHunt1.1, whole genome shotgun sequence, one genomic window encodes:
- the LOC126864448 gene encoding protein Tob1-like produces the protein MHMEVQVALNFVISYLYNKLPRRRVNIFGEELEKALKDKFKGHWYPEKPFKGSAFRCLKTGDPVDPVLERAAKESGVPIQDILENLPAELAIWVDPGEVSYRIGEMNAVKILYSETGDPHDESSADREVTKTFNPEAQCFRPIEAVGTSLGGLSLSPKSTSPFPSSLGSNASNGSSNNQQSGHGSGSSSAPSPTPITSSFKGSPSPVPAFIPRTTAPLTFTTATFAQTKFGSTKLKTSSKRANRMSPTEFSNYIKQRAMQQQIHHHHHHQQHQQQQQQQQQQQQQQQQAGAGGLPVSQSSPRSRSLSPGSLVTGAGQQHADPSAYFFQHGPAAYHPQFPHRNIFDSSSHGGYLSADLYTGVNFPSSYLDPTTIAGHQFYGGSVNGTSNAAGSNGNSQSAGNLGPVGSAATNSNVNGSGQQQDKTALVEGLNNFGLGSVAPYPASQYQHLLVAN, from the exons ATGCACATGGAGGTGCAGGTGGCGCTCAACTTCGTGATATCGTACCTCTACAATAAGCTGCCGCGACGGCGAGTCAATATCTTCGGCGAGGAACTGGAAAAGGCGCTGAAGGACAAGTTCAAGGGTCACTGGTACCCGGAGAAACCGTTCAAAGGATCCGCGTTCAGATGTCTGAAAACTGGCGACCCAGTGGATCCGGTTTTGGAACGGGCAGCCAAGGAGAGCGGCGTGCCTATTCAGGATATCTTGGAGAACCTACCAGCCGAGTTGGCCATCTGGGTCGATCCCGGAGAGGTGAGCTATCGAATTGGCGAAATGAACGCGGTGAAGATCCTCTACTCTGAAACCGGAGATCCACACGACGAGAGCTCGGCCGATCGAGAAGTTACCAAGACCTTCAATCCCGAGGCTCAGTGCTTCAGGCCTATCGAAGCCGTAGGCACTTCCTTGGGTGGGCTCAGTCTCAGCCCCAAGTCCACGTCGCCCTTCCCAAGCTCGCTCGGAAGCAATGCGAGCAATGGATCGTCAAATAATCAGCAAAGTGGTCATGGGTCCGGTTCCTCGTCGGCACCTTCGCCGACGCCTATCACCAGCTCGTTCAAGGGCTCGCCTAGTCCCGTCCCGGCTTTCATCCCACGAACTACCGCACCGCTCACATTCACCACCGCCACATTCGCGCAGACCAAGTTTGGTAGCACCAAACTGAAAACCAGCAGCAAACGGGCGAACAG GATGTCCCCCACCGAGTTCTCGAATTACATCAAGCAACGTGCCATGCAGCAACAGatccatcatcatcatcatcaccaACAGCAccaacagcagcagcaacaacagcagcaacaacagcaacaacagcagcagGCTGGTGCTGGTGGCTTGCCAGTGTCGCAGAGTTCTCCTCGGAGTCGCAGCCTGTCACCAGGAAGCTTAGTGACTGGTGCCGGTCAACAACACGCAGACCCAAGCGCGTATTTCTTCCAGCACGGTCCAGCCGCGTATCATCCTCAATTTCCTCACCGCAACATCTTCGATTCGTCCAGCCACGGTGGTTACCTCTCCGCTGATCTATACACAGGCGTGAACTTCCCGTCATCTTACCTTGATCCAACGACGATCGCTGGCCACCAGTTCTACGGTGGCAGCGTGAACGGAACCAGCAACGCTGCAGGCAGCAATGGGAACTCGCAGAGCGCCGGCAATCTCGGCCCGGTTGGCTCAGCCGCGACGAATAGCAACGTGAATGGATCTGGCCAGCAACAGGATAAAACAGCGCTTGTCGAGGGTCTGAACAACTTTGGCCTCGGCTCTGTGGCGCCGTATCCGGCCAGCCAATACCAGCATCTCCTCGTAGCTAACTAA